ACATCATGAAACTGTGCTGGGACCAGGACCAATGCATGAGACCACCATTCTCAGGTGGGCCCCATCATGACCCATTTAGTGATGCAACTAGAATGAAACTAGATGAAACTAGTGGTGTGAAGGTATTGATTAAAAACAATGACATATTGTTGAGCTTCTAGAGAGTGAGTGTGGGAGTGAATGCTCATATATCTCTGGAGTTCGGTGAGTAACAGGCCATTTTCAAGAGAATACAGCTCAGACTTCAACTTAACAGGCACACAAACAAGTGTAACCAGAACTGGAGAAACGTCGGTATTTGTCTCTCTGCACtagattagactactgtaacagccctCTCACTGGCCTCCCCAAACAACTGCTCTGCTCCCTGGAACCATAGACATCAAGGACCAGAGTCAGGACATGTGGAAACTGTTTTCCAGCTTTACGCAGCTAAAATAATGAatagtctttctgaagatgtgagacaggcctctactctgacaatgttCGAAACCAGGCTCAAAGcagttctgtttaactgtgcatatgacagctGAAAGGAGGCAGTCTATTATGTACAATTATCTATGTTGTAAGGATTTTCTTGTCAtttcaaatgtacttttagcACTCCACTAATGTTATACACAAGACAGATAGTGAGAGCTACTTCAACCCACCCAACTATTAACATAACCTTACACCGGCAGCACTGCTGTCGtttcaaaatacacatttacgGAATAAGGCATTTTTCAttatataattttcttttttcatatatgtttttttagaaatacattgaaaatacTACTTTGCACTTTTGCTTTGCAGTATAGGTGTAAATTAGAAATACCTCCCCAGAGTGGTAGTATTTTTACACGGACACTCGTGGGAGGAGCCCGTGCCTTTCAATAATCCCTGCTTGATCCACTGATGTCTCATTTACCAGGCCTCTATAATCAATGGACATTTGTAAGTCTGAACATGAAATACAAATAGAAGAAAATAACAGGTCACTAATGGGCACTGATGTTTTTGATTAAACAGATTGACTTTGGGTATTGTAAGAGAGACCCATTGCATGTAATGCCTGAGTGAACCTGTAAAGAGATTAAGCTCTTTACATTGGAGCAATTGGATCACCTTTGTTTAAACAGTCATTTATTGACTTAAGCTATGAATAATAATGCAAGCCATTTTTACATAAACAACACCAATAACAGTCATCCCCTATCTatgaacatttttgtttttatttcagacaTTAATTGTGCCGATTATGGTAATTAGAGGGATAACTCAATTTAGATAAGCAAATAGTTATTTAATGTGTTGCATAAACATAAcaaaattactattattatccaTCCAGGCCCAACAGCCACAGCAGTTTCAGTTTCAAACCTGGATAAACGAGCATCTACACAACAGGCATAACATTAAATTTGCACCAAATAACATGCACTATACTGTACAATAAGGAAATTAGTTTGCAAAGCTTCCCGTGTTGAAAAGATAATAGGCTGTGTGGTAACATGTGGTGTCTTTGTTTTCAGACATTGTAGTGAAAACTGAAGCTCTCAGTGAAGTCCTTATGATCCCAGGCCCTGTGAACAATGGACAAGTGAATCCTTGGATTGTTTTGCCTCCTAATAAggttagtttattattttattaaggcAATATTACTTTTTCTATATAGGATTGTGAAATAGCATTCTGTTcagtgtaaaatacaataagatgctaaatactagAGTTCAAATTGTGTTTGACAAATATAATCTTTTTTACAACTTGTGATGACTAATGCCACAGCTAATAACTCTCATTATTTTTCTTCCCCTTTCAGATTCAGATGCCTGACCTCCCCTCAGGTAGACACGGGGCTAGAGCACAATGTAATATCATATCAATGCAGTACAAAGCCTGGAGGGTTGACATTTAAAAGTGCTATTTACAATGCTGTCCCATTTTAATGTTACCTTTAGCACAGGAAAGCCCATGAACCATCTATTAAAGAACAGCACAGAgctttgtctctgttttgtctgaatacattacattaaacaGCATTCTTTGTCAGCCTAAAGAGCAGTTCATCTCAGTGTACAGAGTATCATTAATATCCCATCCTCTTCACCCTAGTTAACCTCCTTCACAGCACTTAAGCAAAAATAACATGTCTTTTCACAGGTGATCGCTATGGCAAGGAGACCATAATTTCTCTTCTGTCCAAAAAGGATTTTGGCACTTTTAGAAAATCcgtgaggagagaggatgtgCGCAGACTGTTTTCAGAGAGGAAGAGTCTTCTCCACTTCACAGTGGCCAGTGGAGACGTGGAGAGTGTCAAACAGGTGCTGAGTCTGGGCGCTGAGGTCAACTGTGAAACCTCCAAAGGCAGCACACCTCTTAGCATTGCTGTTATAAAAAGGTTTGTTTAAATAGTCTACACTACTAATCCTACTGAAAAGCTctcataacataacataaaaaagtCTATTACAGGTTTCATGACATTGTTTCGTTGTTATTGGACCATGGTGCTGACCCCACGGCTGCAGACAATGATGGGTGGACAGCTCTCCATTTTGCTGCTCAGAATGGAGACGACAGGACAGTGAGGCTCCTTCTGGACAAAGGAGCGGAGGCGGGGGCCAGAGAAAAGGCCGGATGGACACCTCTCCACTTGGCCTGCCAGAATGGACACGAGGCTGTAGTGCGTCTGCTGCTCTCACGTTTGTCAGACGAGGCAGTGGGAGGGCGAGAGGGAAGGGGGCTGACTCCTCTCCACCTGGCCTCAGTCTATGGACATCTGAACATCATCAAGCTGCTCCTCACCAAGGGAGCGGACCCCAACGCTGCTGACATCTCGCTCTCCACTGCCCTGCACTTCGCTGCTGAGGAGGGACATAACAGGGCGGTGCGGCACCTGCTGAAGTATGGAGCTAATATTGATGGCGGGGACAGCAGAGGCTATACTCCACTTCACCTGGCTGCAATGAGGGGTCACACGGGCATATGCAGGCAGCTACTTTCAAACAAGGCCTGCCTCAACTCCAGGACGCTACAGGGCTGGACCCCCATGCACCTGGCTGCATTCAAGGGGCATGAGGCCACTGTGGCTCAGCTAAAAAGTCAGGGCGGGACAGTGGACGCCAAGGGGGAGAAAGGGTGGACACCTCTGCATCTCGCCTGTCATCAAAGTGAGCCTCTGGTGGTGGCTAAGCTCCTGGCAGCTGGAGCCAACCCCAACGGGGCAGAGGACAGTGAGGGCTGGACCCCCCTCCATGTGGCTTGTACCAGTGTGAGCTTCCCCTGCGTCCTACACCTGATTTCACACGGTGCAGATGTGAATGTATTGAGCAGTGGGAAAGTCACACCTCTGCATGTGGCAGCTAAGCACGGCTGTGTATCCATAGCCAAGGCTCTGCTGTTGAACGGGGCCGACACTTCTGCACTGGACTCATCAGGGGTCTCTGCCTTAACTGTGGCACAGAGCAACAACAAGTGGGAAATAGTGCAACTACTGGAGAAAGGATGCTAATTGCGCAGTGACTCCCAAATCAACTAAACTAGTGTTACCTCCACCACAGTTATGAGAGAAGACATTACATGCAAAACCAATTCTTTTCAATTTTCTGTTTTGTGACCAGTTTGGCCTCTCAACTTACaagctttcatgtggaaacaacaaaatcGGCCAACTTGCACAGATACTATATTATTTCATTTGATCAACTTTCATCCATAGAATTATATGGGGTGTTGCAGTTTCAAAggctgttttcattttgtgcCCATAAGGACACAAGGATCACCCCCTAAAGTCGCACCTACTTACACTAAACTTTCCAATCTTGTGCTTAACAAGATTTTGAGGAATCATATAGAAAGATTTGATAATATTTCATTCTAATCTGAATTTATTGAAGTTTTAATTCCAAAATTTCCAATTTTCAGTAAGATATAGTTTATTAtatgaataaattatacaaaatcccctttttagagcttttgaaatttaaaaaaagaaattaaaaccTGACtcatttttccacataaaatggTTTACATCTATTAAgacataacataataaaaaatgtgtaatacatATTTTCCCCTTACATTTATGTTAGTAAACTACAGAAGATGTTTCAAACTGATAGGGCTGAGAAGCATAACAACCTGACTTCTAATTTGATGGATTGCtatgcatttttatatcaatatatataatattatttatattattattatatatttaatatataatataatgaatGACTTCATTTTCCTTGTCCGtgatttattgaaatattttcaTGGCctttatttattaaacatgttatttattaaacatgtttactccggaaataaatgaattagtattcttcttttttattattattactttttccTCATGGTTCTTTTCTACACTCACGTTTAGCCCTGAGCACTCAGACTCTTGATTTGCAAACTGCTCTCAATCTTTGAAAACCTTTGCATGTGTGCTTCTGTTTTAGGCACTGACCTTGCCTTGAGCTGGTCTTGctattttcaaaaataatttaGATAAACGAATACAAAGTCTGTCCAGTCTGTCCAGCTCTTTGCTGTGTATTTGTTGGGTAAACACTGGGGTTATGTTGACGTGTAGCTTTTTGCAGTAAACTCCCAGTCTTTTCTTGAAATCACCCGATGTTAGTGGTGGATATTGGAGCAGCAAGTGTGCTTTATCAAGAGGCTGACAATGACCAATACAGGCACATTATTAGACCTGGAAGACTTTGGTGGTGCTATCATTTGACTGATTATTGGAGAGAGATAATCGAGACATGGGCATTATTAAATATCTCTTATGAACCTCAAATGTGTCCAACAGTGCAAAGTGCTGCTGAGGATAATTCTCTTAGTATAAACAAGATAAACTCTTCTCTAGTGAGTAAGGAAGATAGCACACTTCAATCCGATATTGAACTGAAGCAAGTTATAAATCATTCTGTTCACTGGCTGCTTTACTGTAGCACAATGATAACCAGTTAAGATTGAGTCATTAAAAATAGTAAACTTGCTCATAAATTTAGCTCCAATTTCACTTTTCCATCATtgttatagatgtttttatttatttatttatttttagtaaatGTAGAGCAGTGCATTGTGTTGACACTGTTATTTCAAATATCgcaaaaataatccaaatcagttttatttatcGGCCATCGATTGCATTGGACTTGAAAATTGGTTACAGCATTAGCCATAAAAAACATATCAGTAAATCTATATTTTGGATGTAAAGTAAATGCAAAACTAAAAGCGTTTGTCAACCACATTTAATCAGGTAAAATCAATGTCCGCACTCTAGCCTTTTTACACATACACTGACACATCGGATACTTCCTAACGGCCCGTAATTAGGTTTGTCTGCACCTaaactaattttattttctaacagggagacaagcaggaagaaGATAATGTCATGTAAGCTGCCAGAACACAAATAGCACCAGACAAACCTAATGCAGTGACAATATAGCCCTTCGCCAAAGCGAAAGGTTATTTtgaaaacacttcaaattatatttTGCACTATTTTGTTTTCCAAATAGATTGAGATACACACAGTGAATGtagttttcattataatttGAGAATATGCAAATCTGGTATAAAGCAGGAGTCATAGTCATGGCTGCACAGTGAATATTAAGAGAAAGATGCCTATATTCATGTATTCAATGCCCAATTTATTGTTAATTAAATCCTATGGGCATACGTGCTCACTCTGCTACTACTAGGTTTGTTGCTAGCCTTATTTAAACAGTACTAATTGTACTACCAGGGTGCACATCCTTGTACTTTCTGTTGCCAGCAGTGGTGTTTTGTACATGCACGATTACTTATAGTTGTTTTTCCATACATCATTTcagttataaaatataaaataaaaatgcagcaGTAGTTTACAGCCTGAATAATGCATGATATAGcagcttttaaaaatacataatttattaacttatttatatatatattttttttattgtagttataatgtatttatttttttcatctaaAAAAGCATTGTGATAGAAATCTATAGATATTTGCATTCTGATAAAGGAGGATTTTTTGTCTAATGGCACAACTTTTCTTTATTTCATAAACCACCAAGGCTTCAGAAATGgattattatattttctatAATAGCACCTGAACTATTCAGAGCAACAGCTGGTCTTATTTCATAAAaaactgtctctctcttccttttcatAATCATGCAACTGTATTAAGCAATATATATACTACTTGTCTTAGGTTCTATTTGCATAATGATTGGAGTGCCTTGCCAGTGTGTCAAAGTGTGGCTGCTCTTACCTTAATGACAGGATGATAATCTGGGTTCTCAGTTGTATATTTAGCTTCTCCTTAGGAGGCCATTCCACTCTTCTTCTTGAGCGTCCGGGTTAAACTCACCAAAGAGCCGTGTACCCTGTGGTGTTAAGCAGCCACAATCATGACAGACGCAGCTGTGCCCCTGACCCAGGTGTAGCCTCTCAGTGTGGCTCTGGAGGTGATGGAGATATCTACAGTACCTCGACTCCCCAGGGAAAGGCTTTCTCTGGACTGAtgatatggaaaaaaaacacttttgtcaTTGTCATCCTATGGAGCTGACTCTGTTATGACAAGGGAAAGTCACAGGTTAGACTTATTACAAACTAAAGGATGtatctgttttttcatgttattaAGAGAGCAGATCTGATATTATCAATGGCCTCTAAACATAGTGACTCTTTGGATATgctaattaaaattttaaatgattCCAGGCGGATTTACACATAATTATTTCTGTGAGGATTCCTGAACTGATAATCTATTCATGTTTTGAACAGCTTAACATATTCCCGAAGCTACTGAACAATAGTGACTGTTTTCTCCTATGCATGCTTATTATCTGACCAGCTCCTTACTTCGCTCTTGTCATGTTCTGTGAAATGATTAATGGTGGATCTCAATACTATCTCCCCAGTACAGAACAAAGCCCCCATCCTCTGTAACTTTAGACTCTTTCAATTCCCCATACAGATCAGTTTGCATACTTAGGCTGCACCGCACTCTGGTGTATTGTAGGTCCCCTATGTGCTTAAATAAACATTACAGAAGAGAATTCCCCATGTCTTGcatattaatttaattataaaACAACAATGCCCATCTTTTTTCTTATTGACATTTTAAGAATAAAATAGTTAATCTCTTGAGTAAATTAAGGTCATCTCTACAGTGTGAtttatcaaatatttatcaCTGATGGCTGATCTGTAAAACTGACTCTCCTGAGTGAAGCAAGAatgaactgatgtaaaatgaaATGATGAGTTATAGGTATAAAGTATGGTGAGTTTGTAAAGATATTGCCACTATTAAAAGTGCTCATTGTACACGTAATAACAAACAGATGGAGGGGCTGACCATCAAGTAAATTAAAGAGAACTTAGATATGTATCTGTTTCATTTCCTCTTACCTTCACCTCTTGTCCTTCAGGCTCCAGTAAAGATTACATCCAATGTGGTGTGAACCTGAATGGTTTTCACCACAATCCAGCACTCTCCCCAAGCCTGCAgcataaaacacacactaagTGCCTGTGCAGCAGCCCTTAGTCAGCCCACATGATGGATTACTCTCATGCATGTCAAAAACAGCatacacaataacattttgtgCTTATTACGAGAAAAGGTTTAATAAGTGATGACTATGGGTGATTTACCGGGTAACCTGGTCAAGTGGTTATTCTCTAATGGACAAACAACTTCATCTGGTTCTGTGCATTTCACTGATGTGACTTAATGTGTTTACAATTACTCAGACCTCATTTAGGTACATTTAGGCCTTTATATTAGCTTACACAAATATCCAAGCCTTAGTAAGAGTAAGATATACATGTTTGATTTTACATGAAAATCAgccttgttttattttgtttgtcattGCCGCTTTATCTTTATATAAGCCCCAAAAGACTCTGCACATTTTGCCAACTAGAATAAAAGGGAGCCAGATCCACCTGGAACACAGCAGTGCACCTTCTTGATATTCTTTTCAGGCAGCAAGGAAATATGAATTGGGAATAGGTTATCTATTGTAACCCCCCACAATCAGTtacaggagccaggagccagcTGAGAAAATGAATTAATCAATTCAGTCAATACCTGTGCAGATTAAGGTGAGAGCACTATCAGATCAGCACACCAGACTTACGTTAATTAGACACTGCATTACCCAGTGAGAACAGCATACATTAATACACTCTCATGATGTGTTCATTATCTGTTTTTGGAATAATAGGCAggttttatgtttgttgttcctaattgtaaaaaaaaaaaagaatatcaaTTTATCACATTTTGTCCTCTTTGAAATAAGCCTAACAGTCTAGGGCTACAGCTCCAATCTGCCGAGGCAAATGAAATATTGACTTTCTTTTTTCAGCAAGCCTACACAACAATAACGAAAGAACAAATAGCCTACCCTTTCCTTGGTGGGTACAACCTGCAATGTCCAACAATCACAGAAAAGTAGTTCAGAACGTAGGCGAAGCAGTGTGCATCTTCCAGACTGCAGCGATCCTTttctatagaaataaaataaagcttgatatacagtctatgatactgACCCAGATTTTCATAAAACTTAGGCTATACATGTATTTGTAAGCTACATTTACTTACTTCTTAGGCTCTCTTCCAcgcttcaaatccagactcaaaactcacctgttcagactgtcctaCCTCTTATAATcaatcacacatcttttatcaatcagttttttgccatgtttttgtcgtaacggtgcggataggaccaaaggatgcagaccagagcagttttaacagtgtttatttacagcggtgaaaaagcagtctttaaacaggtcacaagagcaggtacaggaaccggggagcgggagacgggtcaggcgggtgcggtgcaggtagaggcgggcaggacaggaccaggacggggatagaagcaggtgcggtaccagggcaggcggatcagacgaagaccagagcggggagcgggtgacaaaccagagaccaggaccggacaggagacgagacgagcaggagacgagacgagcaggagacgagacgagcaggagacgagacgagcaggagacaagacgagctggaagcgataccgggactggaacgtggcggcaggagctgggcgagtagaggcaggaatctggagggtgcataaatccaaatgagcatttgccggaaagtaccatataacaaagcttagcaagaaacattcacgttttacacgcggacggtctggcaccgagtgtagactgccaagccttcttgtactcagcagcaggtggtggtgattaggctgatgcaccccaggtgtgcacgggaggagtcaggcactccacccagctccagacacacaggtaggggagggggagagagcacgggaggacagggaaaactgacatcatgacagtaccccccccctaaggtccacctcctggtggacccccaggcttgtcaggatgagcgcggtggaagtctctcaccatgtcggggtccagaatgcgtgccctgggcacccaggatcgctcctccggaccgtaaccctcccaatcgacgaggtactggaggcccctaccacggcgacgaacgtcaatcaggcggcggacggtgaacgccgggtggccgtcaatgactcgggcgggcggtgggggatcggccggagggcacaggtcgctggtccggactggtttaacctgggagacgtgaaaggtcggatgaatccggagagacgggggtaactggaggcgcaccgccgatggatttatgatcctcatgatcttaaacggtcccaggaatcggggggacagcttacgggagtccgtcttcagcgggaccgtcttggcggagagccaaaccatctggccaggttggtatacgggcgccgggacacggtggcgatcggccgtcgccttagtgcgcgctccagcccgaagaagggccgccctggccttcttccagatccggcgacagcgctggagatggcgctgaacagacgggacggcgaggtccctctcctccgtgggaaagagagggggttgatat
This Periophthalmus magnuspinnatus isolate fPerMag1 chromosome 13, fPerMag1.2.pri, whole genome shotgun sequence DNA region includes the following protein-coding sequences:
- the ankk1 gene encoding ankyrin repeat and protein kinase domain-containing protein 1, which gives rise to MELLNPSLGQLRDFKKDDFEADWIKVSECRFGQVYQTKLKMWREKCAVKTFDTQSWRQIINEVSGIAKVKFKYLVSIYGTCSEATSMVMEYMSNGSLNNLLASHTLTWPKKFQMIHETSMGMNFLHSIKPPLLHLNLKTSNLLLDDHLHVKITDFSLIRWEKSMSKKSFMEHLIARGNISYIPPETFTTSPEPPGTAFDVYSFGVVMWEILTQQKPYAGSSVTTVLVQLAQGKRPSLEILPEHKPQECEALINIMKLCWDQDQCMRPPFSDIVVKTEALSEVLMIPGPVNNGQVNPWIVLPPNKIQMPDLPSGDRYGKETIISLLSKKDFGTFRKSVRREDVRRLFSERKSLLHFTVASGDVESVKQVLSLGAEVNCETSKGSTPLSIAVIKRFHDIVSLLLDHGADPTAADNDGWTALHFAAQNGDDRTVRLLLDKGAEAGAREKAGWTPLHLACQNGHEAVVRLLLSRLSDEAVGGREGRGLTPLHLASVYGHLNIIKLLLTKGADPNAADISLSTALHFAAEEGHNRAVRHLLKYGANIDGGDSRGYTPLHLAAMRGHTGICRQLLSNKACLNSRTLQGWTPMHLAAFKGHEATVAQLKSQGGTVDAKGEKGWTPLHLACHQSEPLVVAKLLAAGANPNGAEDSEGWTPLHVACTSVSFPCVLHLISHGADVNVLSSGKVTPLHVAAKHGCVSIAKALLLNGADTSALDSSGVSALTVAQSNNKWEIVQLLEKGC